A window of Suncus etruscus isolate mSunEtr1 chromosome 4, mSunEtr1.pri.cur, whole genome shotgun sequence contains these coding sequences:
- the LOC126007189 gene encoding disintegrin and metalloproteinase domain-containing protein 25-like — protein MQLLLLWLKLLVFYGRWHPVKLSLNQGLPEVIIPLKITNSDSGIKSSDWVSYSMKLDGQRQVVHMKVIKHLFSRNMPVFTYTDNGALHKGHPFIQNHCYYYGYVEGDPKSQVSLNTCYGGLRGILQKNNSVYKVEPKMHSTTFEHLAYKLDNTEKEYSAKLCGLTDKEIQQQLKIIKRDALDTSKNFRYITTWWTHKRYFTMAFIFTPKMYRVFGSNVTEVQDKCLFMVTIVANIYKEVDMEVILTAIEIWADRNLVVLGVLPSYLAAFCVWKEKYFNTRVIHTTAFLIVKIPVFGRNSNAYQEAVCNPTQNCVIINYQDSDTPSNLAYYVAHQTGHILGLLHDEPYCYCGGKLCIMNPGGLISHRLSNCSYSQYYFLNKECLVFAPPPEETFRRKRCGNGVLEEGEDCDCGTINSCSNDPCCEANCKLAKGAVCAFGHCCKDCRIAPAGTLCRKQENECDLPEWCDGTSHECPEDVYVQGGISCKSGGYCYDKRCNNREEQCRSIFGNQAKSANLNCYNSLNIRGDRFGNCGLSGLTYVSCLLRDTLCGRIQCENVKEIPSLQNHNTVISTILGGNNCWSIDYHHGVALPDVGAVQDGTACGESHLCVDRHCISILNFTRRCSPLKCNMRGICNSKHNCHCDSPWKPPFCYYSGVGGSINSGPPPGNTPNKSEDYYFDFQNPLHTHICFFLLLLRFLLFLLSLLLIMLKE, from the coding sequence ATGCAGCTACTGCTGCTCTGGCTAAAGCTGCTTGTTTTTTATGGTAGATGGCACCCAGTTAAACTCTCACTAAATCAAGGTCTCCCAGAAGTAATCATTCCCTTGAAGATTACTAACTCTGACAGTGGCATAAAGTCTTCAGATTGGGTCTCGTACAGCATGAAGCTTGATGGCCAGAGACAAGTGGTCCACATGAAGGTCATTAAGCATTTGTTTTCCAGGAACATGCCAGTGTTCACTTACACAGATAATGGTGCTCTTCATAAGGGCCATCCTTTCATCCAGAATCACTGCTACTATTATGGTTATGTGGAAGGGGACCCAAAATCCCAGGTTTCTCTCAATACTTGTTATGGTGGACTTCGAGGAATTTTACAGAAAAACAACTCTGTTTATAAAGTGGAGCCAAAAATGCATTCAACCACATTTGAACATCTAGCATATAAATTGGACAATACAGAAAAAGAATATTCAGCCAAATTATGTGGATTAACAGATAAAGAAATTCAACAACAACTCAAGATTATAAAGAGAGATGCTTTGGATACTTCAaagaattttagatatataacaACCTGGTGGACCCACAAGCGATATTTTACAATGGCATTTATATTCACACCAAAAATGTATCGTGTTTTTGGAAGCAATGTCACAGAAGTGCAGGATAAATGTCTATTCATGGTTACAATTGTCGCTAATATTTATAAGGAAGTTGATATGGAAGTTATTCTAACGGCAATAGAAATATGGGCTGACAGAAATTTGGTTGTACTAGGTGTTTTACCTAGTTACTTGGCAGCTTTCTGTGTTTGGAAGGAAAAGTATTTTAATACACGTGTGATTCATACTACTGCCTTTCTCATTGTCAAGATACCTGTCTTTGGGAGAAATAGCAACGCTTATCAGGAAGCAGTATGTAACCCAACTCAAAATTGTGTCATTATTAATTATCAGGATTCTGATACTCCTTCAAATCTTGCATATTATGTGGCACATCAAACAGGTCATATTTTGGGTTTACTTCATGATGAACCATATTGTTACTGTGGGGGAAAATTGTGCATTATGAATCCAGGCGGATTGATTTCACACCGCCTGAGCAACTGCAGCTATAGTCAGTATTATTTCCTCAATAAAGAATGTCTGGTTTTTGCCCCACCTCCAGAGGAAACCTTTAGAAGGAAACGCTGTGGGAATGGAGTGCTTGAAGAAGGAGAAGACTGTGACTGTGGCACCATTAATTCGTGTTCAAATGATCCATGTTGCGAGGCAAACTGCAAACTGGCAAAGGGAGCTGTTTGTGCTTTTGGACATTGCTGCAAGGACTGTAGGATAGCTCCAGCAGGTACACTGTGTAGAAAACAGGAAAATGAATGTGATCTTCCAGAGTGGTGCGATGGGACATCTCATGAGTGCCCTGAAGATGTTTATGTGCAGGGTGGAATCTCATGCAAAAGTGGTGGATACTGTTATGACAAGAGATGCAACAACCGTGAAGAACAGTGCAGAAGCATTTTCGGTAACCAAGCAAAGAGTGCAAATCTTAATTGCTACAACAGCCTAAATATCCGAGGTGACCGTTTTGGTAACTGTGGTTTAAGTGGCTTAACCTATGTCAGTTGCCTTCTCAGAGATACTCTGTGTGGAAGAATTCAGTGTGAGAATGTGAAAGAAATTCCATCTCTGCAAAATCATAATACCGTAATTTCAACAATTCTTGGTGGCAACAATTGCTGGAGTATTGACTACCATCATGGCGTGGCCTTGCCTGATGTAGGTGCAGTCCAAGACGGTACTGCTTGTGGTGAAAGTCACCTCTGTGTTGATCGACACTGCATCTCTATCTTAAACTTCACAAGACGTTGCTCACCTCTGAAATGCAATATGCGTGGCATCTGTAACAGCAAACATAACTGCCACTGTGATTCTCCCTGGAAACCACCCTTTTGCTATTATTCAGGAGTGGGAGGCAGCATTAACAGTGGCCCGCCACCTGGAAATACTCCCAACAAGTCCGAAGATTACTATTTTGATTTTCAAAATCCATTGCACACACATATTTGCTTTTTTCTGCTGCTATTGCGCTTTTTACTATTCCTATTGAGTTTGCTGCTTATCAtgctaaaagaataa